The Chryseobacterium indologenes genomic sequence TTCCATTGAGTTCCCATATCCAGAAGATTTACAAAGAAATCATTCGTAAGAGCTCCGGGACGGTTGGTAAATACACCATGTTTCGAGCCATCAAAGTTAGCATCCAGGGCACGCATACCTCCTACCAACACCGTTAGTTCCGGAGCCGTAAGGGTTAATAACTGGGCTTTATCAATCAACAGAGATTCTGTAGACACGGTGAATTTTCTTTTCAGATAATTACGGAATCCGTCAGCAACCGGCTCCAGGTATCCCATAGATTCAATGTCGGTTTGTTCCTGAGAAGCATCCATTCTTCCCGGAGCAAAAGGAACTTTTACCTCATGGCCCGCATTTTTTGCAGCAGATTCTACGGCGGCATTTCCTGCTAAAACAATTACATCTGCTAAAGATATTTTCTTACTTCCGTTTTGAGCATTGAATTCGTTTTGGATTCCTTCCAGTACTCCTAATACCTTTTGCAATTGGGCAGGATTATTGACTTCCCAGTTCTTTTGAGGCTCCAGCCTGATTCTGGCTCCGTTTGCTCCGCCACGCTTATCACTTCCTCTGAAAGTAGATGCTGAAGCCCATGCCGCAGAGACCAGTTCAGAAATACTCAATCCTGAATTCAGTACTTTAGCTTTAAGAAATTCAACATCAGAATCATTAACCAATTCATGGTTTACTTCCGGAATAGGATCCTGCCAGATCAGTTCTTCCTGCGGAACATCAGGTCCAAGGTAGCGCGCACGAGGCCCCATATCTCTGTGGGTTAATTTAAACCATGCTCTTGAGAATGCGTCTGCAAAGGCATCGGGGTTTTCATAAAAATGTCTTGAGATTTTTTCATACACAGGATCCAGCCTCAGCGAAAGGTCTGTCGTTAACATAGTAGGTCTGTGTTTTTTAGAAGAATCGAAGGCATCAGGAATAATTTCTGCTCCGTCTTTCGCTACCCATTGGTGAGCTCCGGCAGGGCTTTTTGTCAGTTCCCATTCATTTTCAAATAGGTTTTTAAAGAAATAATTGCTCCATTGAGTTGGAGTTTCTGTCCAGGTTACTTCCAGTCCACTCGAGATTGCATCTCTTCCGCTTCCGGATTTATAAGTACTTGCCCAGCCAAGACCCTGTTGCTCAATTCCTGCACCTTCCGGTTCTTTACCCACATGATCTGCAGGACCGGCACCGTGAGTCTTACCAAAAGTATGTCCTCCTGCAATCAAAGCTACGGTTTCCTCATCATTCATCGCCATACGCCCGAAAGTATCACGTATATCCTTAGCGGCTGCGATCGGATCAGGATTTCCGTCAGGACCTTCAGGATTTACATAGATTAATCCCATTTGTACCGCGGCCAGTGGCTTTTCAAGATTTCTTGAGTGAATATCTCCGTCTGCGTCATCATCTGTAGGAAGTACTGCAGAACGTCCCTCTACTACGCCTTCCGAGCCATGGGCATACCGTAAGTCACCTCCCAGCCACGTTTTTTCTGATCCCCAATATACATCTGCATCCGGTTCCCAGACATCCTCACGTCCACCTGCAAATCCGAATGTTTTGAATCCCATAGATTCCAGGGCAATATTTCCTGTAAGAATTAAAAGGTCAGCCCATGAAATATTTCTGCCATATTTTTGTTTGATAGGCCATAATAATCTTCTTGCTTTATCCAAACTTACATTATCCGGCCAGCTATTCAAAGGGGCAAAACGCTGTTGCCCAGCTCCTGCTCCTCCTCTACCATCTCCTACACGATAAGTTCCTGCACTGTGCCATGCCATACGGATAAACAGAGGACCATAATGTCCGAAATCTGCCGGCCACCAATCTTGTGAATCAGTCATTAAAGCATGAAGATCTCTTTTTACAGCTTCAAGATCAAGATTTTTAAACGCTTCGGCATAATCAAAATCTTTATCCATAGGG encodes the following:
- the katG gene encoding catalase/peroxidase HPI, encoding MEKDLNDISKCPFHNGAMKKNVAGGGTQNQDWWPDQLRVDLLRQHSSLSNPMDKDFDYAEAFKNLDLEAVKRDLHALMTDSQDWWPADFGHYGPLFIRMAWHSAGTYRVGDGRGGAGAGQQRFAPLNSWPDNVSLDKARRLLWPIKQKYGRNISWADLLILTGNIALESMGFKTFGFAGGREDVWEPDADVYWGSEKTWLGGDLRYAHGSEGVVEGRSAVLPTDDDADGDIHSRNLEKPLAAVQMGLIYVNPEGPDGNPDPIAAAKDIRDTFGRMAMNDEETVALIAGGHTFGKTHGAGPADHVGKEPEGAGIEQQGLGWASTYKSGSGRDAISSGLEVTWTETPTQWSNYFFKNLFENEWELTKSPAGAHQWVAKDGAEIIPDAFDSSKKHRPTMLTTDLSLRLDPVYEKISRHFYENPDAFADAFSRAWFKLTHRDMGPRARYLGPDVPQEELIWQDPIPEVNHELVNDSDVEFLKAKVLNSGLSISELVSAAWASASTFRGSDKRGGANGARIRLEPQKNWEVNNPAQLQKVLGVLEGIQNEFNAQNGSKKISLADVIVLAGNAAVESAAKNAGHEVKVPFAPGRMDASQEQTDIESMGYLEPVADGFRNYLKRKFTVSTESLLIDKAQLLTLTAPELTVLVGGMRALDANFDGSKHGVFTNRPGALTNDFFVNLLDMGTQWNAMSDEKEVYIGTDRKTGQPKWTATRADLVFGSNSELRAVAEVYGSADAQGKFINDFVAAWTKVMNLDRFDLV